The following nucleotide sequence is from Salvia splendens isolate huo1 chromosome 2, SspV2, whole genome shotgun sequence.
CTCTCGTCAGATCCGCCCAGATTTAAAAACGAGATCAATCCAACCCCACACATACActaaattcatttaaaatcatgctaatagtgatttgttttgttaacaagagtgaagtaaaatcatgctaatagtgatgtgttttgtaaacaagagtgaagtaaaatcataataagagtgatgtgttttgtgaacaagagtgaagtaaaatcataataagagtgatgtgttttgtgaacaagagtgaagtaaaatcataataagagtgatttgttttgtgaacaagagtgaagtaaaatcataataagagtgatgtgttttgtgaacaagagtgaagtaaaatcataataagagtgatgtattttgggaacaagagtgaagtaaaatcataataagagtgatgtgttttgtgaataacagtgaagtaaaatcgtaataagagtgatgtgttttgtgaacaagagtgaagtaaaatcataataagagtgatgtgttttgtgaacaagagtgaagtaaaatcataataagagtgatttgttttgtgaacaagagtgaagtaaaatcataataagagtgatgtgttttgtgaacaagagtgaagtaaaatcataataagagtgatgtattttgggaacaagagtgaagtaaaatcataataagagtgatgtgttttgtgaataacagtgaagtaaaatcgtaataagagtgatgtgttttgtaaacaagagtgaagtaaaatcataataagagtgatgtgttttgtgaacaagagtgaagtaaaatcataataagagtgatgtgttttgttaaggATGATATATTGATTTTTCAGTGTTCTCTGTCACCCTTAAATCCCAAAGTACAAGTTGGGTCGTCTTTAAACTTATATTGCAATTAATCCttagaaacaaataaaaatgaaaaacacacaacatttactttattttgttcacatatatcattttaCATAAAGCTCACCCCTTAACTAAAAATCAATTACCATTCAATAATTCTATTAATCTGAAATCAATTAACAATCAACATCAATCAAATCCATTAAGCAAGAAATAACCAATTTGAATGAAATAAATGAACAATTCAATAAATTCGTTTAGGTTAAAAAATCTATCTCCAAGTTTTCGTATGCTTCAATATGCTTCTAATTTTATCATCTCTCCAGCGTTTCCTGTCCACCTCCATGCATCTTCATAACCTTCATTTCATCGGTAATAGTCCCTATCACATTCATCGTACACTGCAGCGAATCCCGCCTCTCAGCTCCTCGCCGGCGCCATGCCGTCTCCGTCGGAAAGAAGCGGCGAGTTATGTTTCAGCAGAATAGGCCAGCCGATTTCCGTGTGATGCATCCGCCAGGGGCGTTTCCTCTTCCGCGATTGAGTCTGGCGAGATTGCTCGATTCCACCAATTCTATCGCAGGTAATTGAAACTTtttgatttcctaaaatacccctatacagtttttattaactaaaaatgtttacttattttagtcattggattaagatgatgtgtggctgagatttgttctctagttatacacttaagattagttatatcttgatcactatcctatatatatataaatgtaatatatatatattacaacatatttaatattaatatatatatatataataatctatcggtataccggtataccgtggattcggtataccgcggtatagcaaaattgataccgttaccgtaccgaaacactacgttacggtatcataccgtaccggaaactgcggtataccgaaaaatcggtattttcggtatttttccggtacggtaagtccggtatttcggtataatttcccacccctaatCACATTGACCAGAATTCGTTATATATGGTCAATTAGGGATCACATCCATCCCTTAATAggaccgaaaaatcggtattttcggtatttttccggtacggtaagtccggtatttcggtataatttcccacccctaatCACATTGACCAGAATTCGTTATATATGGTCAATTAGGGATCACATCCATCCCTTAATAGGaaccaaatataaaaatatgacataATACACAGTTAAACAATCTGTAATGGAATTATGTGTAAAGCCAAGACAATAACATCCATACATATGAAACATGGGTGTTCTTACAATCGGAAGGCAAGAAAACGGCTTCAAAACAACAAACTAAGCAAAACTAAAGACAGTGCAAATAACGCAAACCACAGTCTGCTGAGCTATCTGTTTCCATCAGCACCACACATTAAGAAATTGTTACGAAACTCAACACTCACAACACAGCGCAATCGTAAAACAGAATTTGCACAACCTCCATTGAAGCAAGCTAGTCCTCTCGGCGTCTATGGCGCCTGCTCTTCTTATCAGACCGCTTCTTGTCCCTTCCCACTCGACAATCATCCGATTCACTGTCACCAGAGCCAGGCGCTGAATCCGCCCTGTGACTCCTACGCTTATGGCGCTGCTTCACAGTATCATCAGACGAATAATCATCCCCATTACAGTgactcctcttcctcctctcctTACCTCTTCTCTTCCTCCGTTTATCTTCCTCCTCATCAGAGGAATCATCATCCCTCTTCCTCCGTTTCTCCTTCCTCCTCTTTTTCCTGCTTGAATCCTCATCATCAGAGTCGCTGTACCTTCTCTTCGCACTCTTTCTGTTCTTCgatctccctctctccctcttaTCCTTCTTCCTTCTCTCCCGAGCATCACTCTCCGACCCATCCTCGTCCTCTTCTCTATCGCTCCTCTTTCTACTCTTACTGCTCCTCAACTTCCCACTAGCTTTTCTCCCAAACTTCTGAGCTATAGCACGCTCCATCTCCGAATCATAATCCGTATCCGAACTCTCACTCTCCTCCTCCTCACTGCTATCTTCACTCTCCCCGGCCGCACTCTTCTGTCGCCCCTTCAATTTCTCACCTTTCAGCTTCTCCAATCCAGACAACACCGCGGCTTGGATGGCATCATTATCCTTAATCAGCTTATCATCATCGGTCTTAGCACTCAAGAAATTCCTACACTGGAAAGTGAGATGCCCAACCCTCCCACACTTCTTGCAAGAGCCACGCGCCTCATCTGCGTTAGATCCCGTGATTCGAGCCAGAGCGAGTAAACCCTGAAAGCTAGCATAGGCGTTTTCCTGTTCACCCTCCGAGGCGGCGGCGGCCTTCTGAGTGGAAGCGTTGCTCTTCTCTTCCTTGTTGGGAGCGTAGGGATCGTAACCGATTGCACTCTGCCATATGCCGTGGGTCTGTAAGGCAGCGCTGCTGTGCACGCGGTTGTTCGCCGGCATGCGAACCCTCCCTGCGGTCGCCGGCATCTTGGCGAGATCTGAACGGACGGGAAATCGGGATATTTAACAAACTAGGGTTCGAAATTAATGTTTGATTGTGAAAATATGCGATGAATATTAGGGTTCAGAAATTAATCCCGATTCACAAAAGGAATTGAAACAATAAATCACACAAAATCAGAAGTAGAGCTAAGACGGAAATGGGAAAAAGAATTGAgattataaaaaataagaacCTAGAGGTCCGACGGCGGCGGCTGAAGATCGACGACTTTTGAATTGCGGTTCTGGTTATCTCCAAATTGTTACCCTCTTTTGGGAATTTGTGATGATCCTCAAACgccaataatttaaataaatagagAAAATTAAAAGCTGCTTAACGAAGTCGGTGAAGATATTGGGCCATTCTAACTATTACGCATATTTTAAGTTTGGCCCATACTTTTTAAACAAATATGGCCCATCATTTTTCCTCTTAAAAACAGATTAGAAGTAATAAGTTTAACACTTGCacttaaaaatttgaaatatttagtTTAAGCAATGAATCCACCGTAAAAGAAATTTGATGATTATGCCTAAACTATCAACCATAAACCGAGAGCTTCTTGATATGAGCCTAACGTATtgatcaaaaattaaaaaaaaagtcctTGATACGAGCAACAAAGCAATTCCAAATTGAAGATCGTTACAAGTTAGGTATTAAATTATATGATACTTAACTTGAGGAGGGGTGtgataaacaaaataaaaagcaATATAGAGAATCTAATGTACCAACAAAGTCCAAGATATTGAAAGAAGTCATCTTTCCTAATTTAATGTTAAGACTTATGTTACTAAGTTTTTAGTGGTAACCAATGCAAGATGGCTTCTAAATATAGTATATTGAACTTCCActtatatactccttccgtccacgaaaaatagagcacatttgtcatttttggttgtccacgaaaaatagagcacatttaaaaaattaaagttttcaacaacttatctcttattaataatatggacctcacattccgctaacactacttctctcttaccaataatatggacctcacattccactgacactacttttctcttacttttttcattctttcatactttaccaattccactttaaaactcatgtcatacacaatgtgtcctattttttatggacggatggagtagtatatatgaAGACTATGCAGTCTTTGACACAACAATCCTAGGCAATGTAGCCTTCAAAGTTTCATTGCTTTTCTCTTCATAGTTCTAAGTACGCAATTATTTTCCGCATTCGATTACAACACGATCAATATTAAGATAAGGAGTTACCCTGTCAAAATTGGACTATAAAtggcagacggagggagtacttggaaatttttttatagGTTTTTGTTTCTTTCCTACCTGTATAGTATACATAATTACTCCATTCTTGTGGATATGAGCTTACCCCTGAAATATATAGATTGACACTAGATGGCTGACTAATACCAGTATTTATGCTGCTGCCTGCAGCCTTGTCTAACACACTTATAATAtcagaaagaaaacaaaattgttGTTTCCACGACATTAGCTACACAGTTGCAAAAGCGATGATTCCACGATGCAGGAATAGGAATTAGGTCTAAATTCCACAGGAACCTCGCATAGGATGCATTTCCATTCATCAATATCAACCAATTAATGTGATGGGATACACAGATGATGCCCCAAGTGCTCTCTCAGGAGTCAGAATAGGATCGAGCTCTTGGTTCCATAGGCGTGTTCATCCACGAGACCCTCTTAATTGGATTATTGAGCTAAAGATCTCTTCCAACACGGATCCTGTTGGGAAATCCTGCATTGGCCTTCTCCATCAAGGACGCAACAAGACACGGCGTAGAAGCCCTTCTTAGCATCGTACTTCTTCATCTGTCATCAAATTACATCGGTGATGCCACGCCTCATTTTTGGCAGCCatgattaatactccctccgtcccacgttacttgggCGTgcacgtttcttttcggcacgagatttaggAAAGTAGTAAGTTAagtaaagtagaagagagaataaagtaagatagatgaaagagggtaaagtaaaagaaagaatagagTAACTTgattagatattttatttttagctaaaaagagaaatgactagTAATTATTAAGTACTATATACTCTTGGTAGTTCCTTTTAATTCTTTTCTTGTTCCCTATCATCGCCAAGCTAGAGATGGTCTTTATCttgcattcttttttttttacgaTCAGGGAAGAAACTTTAACCGGAATATATTGCATTATTATTGTCATGAACTACTTAAGTCTTTCCGAAAGCATAATTTGAGTTCAACTTAAACCTTAACTATTAGTAGAACAAAACAAGAATGCTAGATAAACAACTGAAGGAATAACTGATAAACAACTGAAGGAATAACTGATAAACAActatcaaactcaaactcaaactcattaaTTTTACCATAAATTTCACAAGAAGTAGTGATTTACAACAAACTCAAACTAAAAGAATATTGTATCACCCACTTTTTATACTCACAAAATCTCAAAAAGTAATTTGGATAGTATAAACTCATAATCGGATGAGTTTTGAGGTAGTGTTGGAGCTATTTACTTAATTACTCTATTTAGGAATTTGGAGATGGTCTCAAGATGAATAGTACGTATAAGTTAATCAAGTCCGGCAGATGCGGCACAGCAGCAGCAACCGGAGCAGCGCCACAGTACTGACTACTAGCATACTCTTCCATCGGTGCGGATAGGCAAACATGTAGGCCATATACAAAACTCCCCGCGGCTTCCCCAACTTGGACGATATCGGAAGCGCAATATCCACCGCCATATTTCCCCGATAATAATCCAGTAACTCAACGGACCCCACACTTTTACTTTTGCTGAACCCCATCCACACACATCTCTTGCACTTGATGCATGCAACCAGGGTTTCTTCGCTGCCTAGGCCGACCTCGAATTCCATTGTAGAGGTTCGTCTTGGGGCTCTTGAATATCTGCGCTGATCGCACCGTGATTTTGAGCTGCATCTTAATTTGGATTCCAAGATTCAGATTGGATTATACAATTCAGATAAATGTGTGCAAATATATAGATTTGGTTGGGGTTTCTCTAAATTATTGAAACCCTTACCCTAATTCGATCGGGTCTCGACTTAATCAACAAATCTACCGCAATTTTTAATCACAATATCACTCTAACGGTCACCCACAACATGATATGTCAAAAGATATGCTAATATTTACTCCGGAA
It contains:
- the LOC121765453 gene encoding CAX-interacting protein 4-like; the protein is MPATAGRVRMPANNRVHSSAALQTHGIWQSAIGYDPYAPNKEEKSNASTQKAAAASEGEQENAYASFQGLLALARITGSNADEARGSCKKCGRVGHLTFQCRNFLSAKTDDDKLIKDNDAIQAAVLSGLEKLKGEKLKGRQKSAAGESEDSSEEEESESSDTDYDSEMERAIAQKFGRKASGKLRSSKSRKRSDREEDEDGSESDARERRKKDKRERGRSKNRKSAKRRYSDSDDEDSSRKKRRKEKRRKRDDDSSDEEEDKRRKRRGKERRKRSHCNGDDYSSDDTVKQRHKRRSHRADSAPGSGDSESDDCRVGRDKKRSDKKSRRHRRRED